One genomic segment of Pseudomonas sp. RU47 includes these proteins:
- a CDS encoding SMI1/KNR4 family protein, with product MEEIIEQLREANEPVPVPLELPDEDQLVEVEEELFINIPFVFKEFLLTVSDVVYGSLEPVTVTDPQSHTYLPDVAANAWDIGVPRDLIPICQDGENYYCVEEDGTVVLWSGEEELITEESWESVWHWARDVWLES from the coding sequence GTGGAAGAAATCATCGAACAACTGCGTGAAGCCAACGAACCCGTGCCGGTTCCTTTGGAGTTGCCTGACGAAGACCAACTGGTGGAAGTCGAAGAAGAACTGTTTATCAATATTCCGTTCGTCTTCAAAGAATTTTTGCTGACCGTCAGCGACGTGGTTTACGGCAGCCTCGAGCCGGTGACTGTCACCGACCCGCAATCGCACACCTATTTGCCGGATGTCGCGGCCAATGCATGGGACATCGGCGTACCACGTGACCTGATCCCGATCTGCCAGGACGGTGAGAACTACTACTGCGTCGAAGAAGACGGCACCGTGGTGCTATGGTCCGGCGAGGAAGAGCTGATCACCGAAGAGTCCTGGGAATCGGTGTGGCACTGGGCGCGGGACGTCTGGCTGGAAAGCTGA
- a CDS encoding Tim44 domain-containing protein: MKRFLSIAMALCIGLTMSLDANAKRFGGGKSAGAAPTHQTSQMAPSSPGVGGAAATAGAAGAAGAAAKAGGASKWLGPLAGIAAGGLLASMFMGGGFQGMQIFDILIMAVIAFVIFRFIAARRRKQQEQFAPAGAPMQREAFEQKPAAMGSIFGGSAAPAAARPVINAPAWFNEQNFLEAARSHFQSLQQHWDANEMDKIAEFVTPQMLEFLKRERADLGDAFQSTYIDNLQVQLDGVDDRADKTIATLTFSGVSKSSRFDQGEVFSESWNMERPQGENQPWLVAGIRQNG; this comes from the coding sequence ATGAAACGTTTTCTTAGCATCGCCATGGCGTTGTGCATCGGCCTGACGATGAGCCTCGACGCCAACGCCAAGCGCTTTGGTGGTGGCAAAAGCGCCGGCGCTGCGCCGACGCACCAGACCAGCCAGATGGCTCCTTCTTCTCCAGGTGTCGGCGGCGCTGCTGCGACCGCTGGTGCTGCCGGTGCCGCAGGCGCTGCCGCCAAGGCCGGTGGTGCTTCGAAATGGCTCGGCCCTCTGGCCGGTATCGCTGCTGGTGGCCTGCTCGCATCCATGTTCATGGGCGGCGGCTTCCAGGGCATGCAGATCTTCGACATCCTGATCATGGCTGTGATCGCATTCGTGATCTTCCGCTTCATTGCCGCACGTCGACGCAAGCAGCAGGAGCAATTCGCTCCGGCCGGCGCGCCGATGCAGCGTGAAGCGTTCGAGCAGAAGCCTGCTGCCATGGGTTCGATTTTCGGCGGTTCGGCTGCGCCTGCTGCCGCTCGTCCGGTGATCAACGCGCCAGCGTGGTTCAACGAGCAGAACTTCCTTGAAGCTGCACGCAGCCATTTCCAGTCGCTGCAGCAGCACTGGGACGCCAACGAAATGGACAAGATCGCCGAGTTCGTGACCCCGCAAATGCTCGAGTTCCTCAAGCGTGAGCGTGCGGATCTGGGCGATGCGTTCCAGTCGACCTACATCGACAACCTCCAGGTACAACTGGATGGCGTGGATGACCGTGCCGACAAGACCATCGCCACCCTGACCTTCAGCGGTGTGTCGAAGTCTTCGCGCTTCGATCAGGGCGAAGTGTTCAGCGAAAGCTGGAACATGGAACGTCCGCAGGGCGAGAACCAGCCTTGGCTGGTTGCCGGTATCCGCCAGAACGGCTGA
- a CDS encoding cation:proton antiporter yields the protein MHAISFIQDLAVIMLVAGVVTVLFHRFKQPVVLGYIVAGFIIGPHTPPFGLIHDEETIKTLAELGVIFLMFCLGLEFSLRKLFKVGATAFIAAFLEIVLMIWIGYEIGRWFDWNTMDSLFLGAILAISSTTIIVKALNDLKMKNERFAQLIFGVLIVEDILGIGIIALLSSIAVSGTVSSGEVFSTVGKLSLFMIVALVIGILLVPRLLAYVAKFESNEMLLITVLGLCFGFCLLVVKLEYSMVLGAFLIGAIMAESRQLLKIERLIEPVRDLFSAIFFVAIGLMLDPMILLEYAWPIAVITVAVVLGKMLSCGLGAFIAGNDGRTSLRVGMGLSQIGEFSFIIAALGMTLQVTSNFLYPVAVAVSVITTLLTPYLIRAADPLSIKLSAAVPKPLGRVLGMYGEWLRSIQPQGEGAMLASIIRKILLQVGVNLALVIAIFFSGAFFAERLSTWLQDWIADPSWQKALIWGGALLVSLPFLIAAYRKLKALSMLLAEMGVKPEMAGRHTQRVRRVISEVIPILSLLVIFLLLAALSASILPTNKLLMLIAVVAAAVAALLWRWFIRVHTRMQVALLETLDNHKESSGH from the coding sequence ATGCATGCCATCAGTTTTATTCAGGATCTGGCAGTGATCATGTTGGTCGCGGGTGTGGTGACCGTGTTGTTCCACCGTTTCAAGCAACCGGTGGTGCTCGGCTACATCGTCGCCGGTTTCATCATCGGCCCGCACACGCCGCCGTTCGGCCTGATCCACGACGAAGAAACCATCAAGACCCTCGCCGAGCTGGGGGTGATTTTCCTGATGTTCTGCCTGGGACTGGAGTTCAGCCTGCGCAAGCTGTTCAAGGTGGGTGCCACGGCGTTTATTGCGGCGTTCCTCGAAATTGTCCTGATGATCTGGATCGGCTATGAAATCGGCCGCTGGTTCGACTGGAACACCATGGACTCGCTGTTCCTCGGCGCTATTCTGGCAATCTCCTCGACCACCATCATCGTCAAGGCACTCAATGATCTGAAGATGAAAAACGAGCGCTTTGCGCAGTTGATCTTCGGCGTCCTGATCGTCGAAGACATCCTCGGCATCGGCATCATCGCGCTGCTATCAAGCATCGCCGTCAGCGGTACGGTCAGCTCCGGTGAGGTGTTCTCCACTGTCGGCAAACTCTCGTTGTTCATGATCGTCGCGCTGGTCATTGGCATCCTGCTGGTGCCGCGCCTGCTGGCTTATGTGGCCAAATTCGAAAGCAACGAAATGCTCCTGATCACCGTGCTGGGCCTGTGTTTCGGCTTCTGTCTGCTGGTGGTCAAGCTTGAGTACAGCATGGTGCTCGGCGCCTTCCTGATCGGCGCGATCATGGCCGAGTCGCGGCAGTTGCTTAAAATCGAACGCCTGATCGAGCCGGTTCGTGATCTGTTCAGTGCGATCTTCTTCGTTGCCATTGGCCTGATGCTCGACCCGATGATTCTTCTCGAATACGCGTGGCCGATCGCGGTGATTACCGTCGCTGTGGTGCTGGGCAAGATGTTGTCCTGCGGCCTTGGTGCGTTTATCGCTGGTAATGACGGACGTACCTCACTGCGCGTGGGGATGGGGCTGTCACAGATTGGCGAATTTTCCTTCATTATCGCCGCGCTGGGCATGACCTTGCAGGTCACCAGCAACTTCCTTTATCCGGTCGCCGTGGCGGTGTCGGTGATTACCACGCTGCTGACGCCGTATCTGATCCGTGCGGCGGATCCGCTGTCGATCAAGCTGTCGGCGGCGGTGCCCAAGCCTCTTGGCCGAGTGCTGGGCATGTACGGCGAATGGTTACGCAGCATTCAGCCGCAAGGTGAGGGTGCGATGCTGGCTTCGATTATCCGCAAGATCTTGCTGCAGGTCGGGGTCAATCTGGCGCTGGTGATTGCGATCTTCTTTAGCGGAGCATTCTTCGCCGAGCGCCTCTCGACCTGGCTGCAGGACTGGATTGCCGACCCGAGTTGGCAGAAGGCGTTGATCTGGGGTGGGGCGCTGCTGGTCTCGCTGCCGTTCTTGATCGCGGCCTATCGCAAGCTCAAGGCACTGTCGATGCTGCTGGCGGAAATGGGCGTGAAGCCAGAGATGGCCGGGCGGCACACGCAGCGAGTGCGCCGGGTGATCTCCGAAGTGATCCCGATTCTCTCGCTGCTGGTGATTTTCCTGCTGTTGGCAGCCTTGTCGGCCAGTATCTTGCCGACCAACAAGTTGCTGATGCTGATCGCCGTGGTCGCTGCCGCCGTGGCGGCGCTGCTCTGGCGCTGGTTCATCCGTGTGCACACGCGGATGCAGGTGGCGCTGCTGGAAACCCTCGACAACCACAAGGAGTCGTCGGGGCACTGA